The DNA window TCTGCGTTCCCGTGCACGAAACCAAGTGCATCAAGGTTCCGCGTCGTGTTTGCAAACGCGTTCCCTACACCGTCACCCGCTGCGTTCCTCGTGTGATCTGCGAGCAGGTTCCGGTTACCGTTTGCTGCCCCAGCTGCCCCAGCGGTTGCTAATTAAAGGGGGGAGCCGATAACCGGCTCCCCCGCGAGACAGGTCGAAATGCCTGTTCTCTGGAAACCGGCGAACTCCTCAGGAGTTTCGCCTGGGACCGGAAGCAGGCGGTTCGCCCGAACAGACGTCAGAAACGTCGTTGACGATCTTCCTTCGCTGGAAGCATCCGTCTAGCGGATAGAGCGGCCTGGTATTTGCCAGGCCGCTTTTTCATTTCTTGTCCGCAGACGGGCTCGCATCGTCAGAACCCGCAGACTTGTCTCCATCGTTAAAATCCGCAGAATTTTTCGCAGCGTCAGAATTCGACTGTGACGCAGCTCCACTTTCCGTCGAGGGCTGCCCGGCCGAATACTCCTGCCCGCCGCCGCGGACCAGATAAAGCATGGCGATAAAGTCGTACGCCGCATGACAGGCGATCGGAGCCAGCAGATTCCCCGTCGCCAGCCACAGCCAGCCCAGGTAGGCCCCGATCAACGTGGCGATCACCGCATAGGCGTTCGTCATCCAGTGGCACGCTCCGAACGCCAGGGAAGCCAGCAACAACGACACCGCCTGCCGCCACCAGATATCCGTATGCGCCGTGAGCGCCGCCTGGAGTACGCCGCGGAACAGCAGCTCTTCGCCAATCCCGGCCGCCAGGGAAATCAGCAGCATTCCGGCCAGGCCCAGTCGGCGGAAGTGGGGCAGCACGCTGGCTTCGACCGTTTGCCGCAAATGGCGCAGCGGCTCCCACGGCAGATAATCAATCAGCACCAGCCCCGCCAGCATCGGCAACGTGGCCGCCAGCCCCCAGCCAATCGCCGGCAACGCGGCCAGCGGCGCCGGGCCCTCCGGTGAAATCGGCGCCCAGGGCGGATACCCCACCAGCCAGCCGACAATCACCGCGATCAGTCCCAGCCCCCCTTCGAACAGGATCGCCGTACGAACAAAACGCTCTGGCGACTCAGGAGGCGGCTCGGTATCCATGGCAGGCAAAGGGGTTCAAAGGAACCGGCGGCGGCAAACCAACGATTATAGACGCCCACACCCGTTCCCACAGCAGGGCCCGCACCGTTGGTCGGAGCATTTAATCGATCTGACCCGCGCGCAAGACCCGGCCTGGCAGTTCTTCCCGCGGCAGCGACGCCGGCTGGCCGTCGATCACAATCGCCCGCCCATTGACCCAGACCCGATCGATGCCGACCGGTTCCGCGTAGGGCTCGGTATACGTCGCCCGATCGGCGATCGTTTCCGGGTCAAACAAAACCAGATCCGCAAAGGCGCCCGTCTGCAGCCGGCCGCGTCCCGCCAGACCGAACCGCTGGGCGGGAATCGAAGTGGCCTTCCGCACCGCCTGTTCCAGCGAGAAGAGCTTTCGGTCGCGGACCAGCGGCCCCAGGAATCGCGGGGCCGAGCCGAAACACCGGGGATGAATCCTTCCCCCTTGGGCGTAGATCCCATCGCTGCCCAGCATCGAACAGGGATGCTGCAGAAACGGATCCACCACCGCATCGCTGCCCCGCGGGAAGACCAGTGAGACGGCGAAACTCTCTTCCGCCAGCAGCCTGCAGGCCGCCTGTTCGACCGGTAAATCGACCGCTCCGGCGTATTGGGCCAGCGTGGAGCCGATGTGACCGGCGTTCGTTTCACTCGCCAGCCAGGCAATGTAAATATTTTCCGGTGAAAAACGCGGCTGATCAAACCGCGCACGCAGCGCCTGCTGCACCGCCGGCGAAGCCAGGTGATCGCCGGCCGCGAGCGGGCCGTTCTCCCAGACCTCGTACGGCAACATCATGCTCAGCATGGTCGACGCCCAGGCGTACGGATAGCAATCAAAACTAAAGTCGACCGTCTCCCGGGCGCGTTCAATCGCCTGGAGCACCGGCTCGACCAGGTCGGGCGTTTCCGCTTTCAAATGCGAAATATGCAATCGCACGCCCGCCCGCTGGGCGATCTCGACCGCCTCATCAATCCCGGCCGCCGTACCCAGACGGTAGCGGATATGCGTGACATACAACCCATTGAAAGGCCGCAACGCCTGGCAGGCGGCGATCAGTTCCTCGGTCGAAGCGAAGCACTCGGCCACATAGTCGAGCCCCGTCGACAGGCCGACCGCTCCCTGTTCCATCGCCCGGGAAATCATCGCCTGGATCTCCCGCATTTCGTCTCCGGTCGGGGCGGCGCCGCTCCAGCCTTTGACGGCCGTACGAACATTCGCGTACGGAACCTGGGCGATCACGTTCTGCGCGATGCGATTCTCCCGCAGGTTGAACTGCTGCAAATAATCGTCGACGGAACGCCAGCCGCGGTAGTCGCCCGGCAGCAGGCCATTGAGCGGCCGCAAATAGTGCATCCAGTGGGGAGCGGTCGCCGGCGTGACGGGCGCATAAGAGATGCCGTCCGACATCAGCACTTCGGTCGTAAAGCCCTGCCGCGTTTTGAACGGCAAATGCCCCCAGCGGAGCAGCCAGCCTTCGCTATGGTTATGCGGATCGATCAGTCCCGGACAGACGACCCGGCCGCCGCCCTGGATTTCCTCCTGCCCCACCGCCTCCGACAGATCGCCAATCGCCGCGATCCGATCGCCCTGCAGTCCAATATCGGCCCGGTACCGCGGCCCGCCGCCGCCATCGATCACCCATACGTCGCGCAGCAGCGTTTCAAAATGCATCGGCTCCCTCGGGCTAGAGGTTTTTTTCACAGGCGACTGCAGGCCTGATTGTGCGAGAAACCGCCATGATAGACGCCCTGTCCAGCAGGACAACCGCTCAGTCGTCCAAGGAAATCGAATCCTCCGCTGCACAGTGGATAGCCTCGCCTAACGCCGCCAGTTGCTGCCGCGAGAATCAGACTGGTTTTTACCCTGAATCGGGTGGTGGGCGATCACGTTTACGATAAAATCCCTTCCGCAACTACAAAGGGGGGGTGAAGGTGAGAGGTCACAATGACCGTTCAGCGTCGCCCCGCGAAAGTTTAAGTCCGCAGGTTATACGCTAAAGCATCAGGCTGCTAACGATTCTCCAATCCCTATAGTCGTTTGAATAAGGACGAACACGAATGCCAAACACCGCTATTTTGTTTATCGGATTTCTGGCAATTGCCTGGTATTACTACTGCATTATCTACATTGGCTTTTTGCACCCAGTCGCCCAGGATGGCAGTCAAGCGTTTCGTGAATTTGTGAAGCTCTCCATTCCGGCATTGAGCGGGACACTCGCAACCTTCGTTGGAATGGTGTTGTGCCTCAAGCCGCTGGAAACATTAAACGGCGTGCCTGCCGTGACGATGTTTGGGTGGGCCGCATGCCTGGCCTATGTAGTGTCCTTGATACTCGCGGTATACGCCTGGTCGAAAAATGGCGACCGCACCGACCCTGTAATCATCGGTCTGGCAAAATTGCTGTTGGGATTGTTCGGCGGCGCTTTGGCTGTGGCGCTGAACGTCACTGCTAAATAGACCGCCGCCGATGGCTGCGATCCGCTCTTCCTGCAGCCCCCTGTCAACCGGCCGACTACTTTTTCAGCATAATAAAATCGGCCTCGGGCAGGTCGGTCTGGAAACGGACCTTGCCGCGTTCGTAGGTGAAGTCGAGCGGCTTCTGGTGACGGATGCTGAACACTTCGCGGGGAGCGAACGCCGATTTTACTTCCATGTTCAAAGCCGGCAGCTCGTCGTTGTTCGTCCAGTTAACCAGGGTCAGCAGCGTTCCCTGCTTGTTGTCCAGCAGCAGACTTTCGACGCCGGTGACGGAGCTGGTTGCTTCGCGATCCAGGAAGGCGGCCTCGACGCCCAGGTTCATGATCTTCCAGGCGGCCGGATCAAAGTCGGTCGGGTTGTAAAGATTGACCTCGCCGCCACGCGCCCAGGGAACGGGACGCAGGGCCGTTTTCCAGAAGGCGGCTCCCATCGCGGAGCCAACGGCGTAAGCCTTGCCGCGGCCGAGCGGACGTTCC is part of the Lignipirellula cremea genome and encodes:
- a CDS encoding CPBP family intramembrane glutamic endopeptidase gives rise to the protein MDTEPPPESPERFVRTAILFEGGLGLIAVIVGWLVGYPPWAPISPEGPAPLAALPAIGWGLAATLPMLAGLVLIDYLPWEPLRHLRQTVEASVLPHFRRLGLAGMLLISLAAGIGEELLFRGVLQAALTAHTDIWWRQAVSLLLASLAFGACHWMTNAYAVIATLIGAYLGWLWLATGNLLAPIACHAAYDFIAMLYLVRGGGQEYSAGQPSTESGAASQSNSDAAKNSADFNDGDKSAGSDDASPSADKK
- a CDS encoding N-acyl-D-amino-acid deacylase family protein, encoding MHFETLLRDVWVIDGGGGPRYRADIGLQGDRIAAIGDLSEAVGQEEIQGGGRVVCPGLIDPHNHSEGWLLRWGHLPFKTRQGFTTEVLMSDGISYAPVTPATAPHWMHYLRPLNGLLPGDYRGWRSVDDYLQQFNLRENRIAQNVIAQVPYANVRTAVKGWSGAAPTGDEMREIQAMISRAMEQGAVGLSTGLDYVAECFASTEELIAACQALRPFNGLYVTHIRYRLGTAAGIDEAVEIAQRAGVRLHISHLKAETPDLVEPVLQAIERARETVDFSFDCYPYAWASTMLSMMLPYEVWENGPLAAGDHLASPAVQQALRARFDQPRFSPENIYIAWLASETNAGHIGSTLAQYAGAVDLPVEQAACRLLAEESFAVSLVFPRGSDAVVDPFLQHPCSMLGSDGIYAQGGRIHPRCFGSAPRFLGPLVRDRKLFSLEQAVRKATSIPAQRFGLAGRGRLQTGAFADLVLFDPETIADRATYTEPYAEPVGIDRVWVNGRAIVIDGQPASLPREELPGRVLRAGQID